Proteins encoded in a region of the Novipirellula caenicola genome:
- a CDS encoding DUF1592 domain-containing protein, with the protein MVIVLAPYAVSAETPSAKSPIPAAATEMLENSCVDCHADESGEGGFDAAALGSDLADPKTLATWQRVFDRVESGEMPPSDAEELDPVDRKRFLDATDQWITSTQLSEFAKFGRVQARRLTTLQLERTLHELLSIDIPLASLAPEDPRVDGFTNIASAQAMSHFQIESHLNIVDAALDEAFDRALSDDSPFVKSLTAKQIARTNPNRRCREPEMLDGKAVVWASRLIFYGRIQSTTVPKDGWYRMTVTASAMNKPKDHGVWCSVRTGFCTSGAPLMSWVGSFEATDEPIERTFEAWVPKGQMFEIRPGDLTLKQGRFAGGQVGAGEGTPQNLAGVAFHQMKVEEIHPGGDVDSVRNHLLGSLKLSKQADSKQADSKNSKSKRLQLYKQVTEAELREQLNRFAHRAFRRPVSKSELQPYTTILSQVLRDVGDPLEALRASYRAILCSARFMYLVEPKPTDSPSNLASRTPLDDFAIASRLSYFLTGSMPDAELFKLARQQKLRDPEVLISQVDRLFDGDGQRQFVADFTSQWLDLVDINFTEPDPKLYPRYDSVVENAMLAETHRYIDTLLSQNASIDKLVRSDFTFLNSRLARFYGIDGIEGDEIRLVKLDETSARGGLLSQGAILKVTANGTTTSPVLRGVWVCDRILGQPVPPPPESVPAIEPDIRGAKTIRDQLELHRNHTECASCHSKIDPPGFALESFDAAGQWRDFYAISGRGNRKGPKVDPSYQLADGRAFAGFNEFRDLIASERETLARNFVEKLLVYGTGAPIAFADRAEIEQIVKSTADDQYGMRSLLNAVVLSPIFLSK; encoded by the coding sequence ATGGTGATCGTTCTTGCACCGTATGCGGTAAGTGCGGAAACCCCTTCCGCGAAGTCGCCGATTCCGGCAGCAGCCACCGAGATGCTCGAGAACTCGTGTGTCGATTGTCATGCGGACGAGTCGGGCGAAGGTGGATTTGATGCGGCCGCATTGGGCTCCGATCTGGCCGACCCGAAAACGCTCGCAACATGGCAACGCGTTTTCGATCGCGTGGAATCGGGCGAGATGCCGCCGAGCGATGCCGAGGAATTGGACCCCGTCGACCGCAAGCGATTTCTCGACGCGACGGATCAGTGGATCACCTCGACTCAGTTGTCCGAATTTGCGAAGTTCGGCCGCGTGCAAGCACGGCGATTAACCACGTTGCAGCTCGAACGAACGCTGCACGAGTTGTTGTCAATCGATATCCCGTTGGCGTCGCTGGCTCCGGAGGATCCGCGTGTCGACGGATTCACCAATATCGCCTCGGCTCAAGCGATGTCGCATTTCCAGATCGAATCGCATCTGAACATTGTCGATGCCGCGTTGGATGAAGCATTTGATCGTGCTCTGAGCGATGATTCGCCTTTCGTCAAATCATTGACCGCAAAACAAATCGCGCGGACGAATCCCAACCGACGATGTCGCGAACCCGAGATGCTTGATGGAAAGGCCGTGGTGTGGGCATCCCGGTTGATCTTCTACGGACGCATCCAATCCACGACCGTACCCAAAGATGGTTGGTACCGCATGACCGTGACCGCATCGGCGATGAACAAGCCAAAGGATCATGGCGTGTGGTGCAGCGTGCGTACTGGATTTTGCACCTCGGGCGCTCCGCTGATGTCGTGGGTGGGCTCGTTCGAGGCGACCGACGAACCGATCGAGCGAACATTCGAGGCTTGGGTTCCCAAAGGACAGATGTTCGAAATTCGTCCCGGCGATTTAACCTTGAAACAAGGGCGATTCGCCGGAGGCCAGGTCGGGGCTGGCGAGGGAACACCGCAGAATCTTGCCGGAGTCGCCTTTCACCAAATGAAGGTGGAAGAGATTCATCCCGGGGGTGATGTCGACTCGGTTCGCAATCATTTGCTTGGAAGCTTGAAGCTCAGCAAGCAGGCTGATTCCAAACAGGCTGATTCAAAGAACAGCAAATCAAAACGTTTGCAGTTGTACAAACAGGTGACCGAGGCGGAATTGCGTGAGCAATTGAATCGTTTCGCTCATCGTGCTTTCCGTCGTCCCGTTTCCAAGTCGGAATTGCAGCCGTACACCACGATTTTGTCGCAAGTGCTTCGAGACGTCGGTGACCCACTCGAAGCATTGCGGGCGAGCTACCGTGCGATTCTATGTTCGGCTCGATTCATGTACCTGGTCGAACCTAAACCAACGGATTCGCCAAGCAACCTCGCTTCGCGAACTCCGCTGGATGATTTTGCAATTGCATCGCGTCTGAGCTACTTCTTGACTGGATCGATGCCGGATGCCGAATTGTTCAAGCTCGCTCGACAACAGAAACTTCGCGATCCCGAGGTGCTGATCTCTCAAGTCGATCGATTGTTCGATGGCGATGGGCAGCGTCAATTTGTTGCTGATTTCACATCGCAGTGGCTCGATTTAGTCGATATCAACTTTACCGAACCCGATCCCAAACTATACCCGCGTTACGATTCGGTGGTCGAGAATGCGATGTTGGCCGAGACGCATCGATACATCGACACGCTGCTCAGTCAGAACGCCAGCATCGACAAGTTGGTCCGTTCGGACTTTACGTTTTTGAACAGCCGTTTGGCACGCTTTTATGGCATCGACGGCATCGAAGGAGACGAGATTCGGCTTGTCAAACTGGATGAAACCTCGGCACGCGGAGGATTGCTGTCGCAAGGCGCGATTCTAAAAGTCACCGCAAACGGGACGACGACGTCACCGGTGCTGCGAGGCGTTTGGGTTTGTGATCGCATTTTGGGACAACCCGTTCCTCCGCCGCCTGAAAGTGTGCCTGCGATTGAACCGGATATTCGTGGTGCGAAAACGATTCGCGACCAATTGGAACTGCACCGCAATCACACCGAGTGTGCCAGTTGTCACTCGAAGATCGATCCGCCCGGTTTTGCACTGGAAAGCTTTGATGCGGCCGGCCAGTGGCGAGATTTTTATGCCATCTCGGGTAGGGGCAATCGCAAAGGTCCCAAGGTCGACCCCAGCTACCAACTTGCGGACGGCCGTGCGTTTGCAGGGTTCAACGAATTTCGTGACCTGATCGCCAGTGAGCGAGAAACGCTGGCTCGTAACTTTGTGGAAAAACTATTGGTCTACGGTACCGGAGCCCCGATTGCGTTCGCAGACCGTGCGGAAATCGAGCAGATAGTGAAATCCACTGCCGATGACCAATATGGAATGCGATCACTGTTGAACGCGGTGGTGCTGAGTCCGATCTTTTTGTCCAAGTAG
- a CDS encoding DUF1552 domain-containing protein has translation MNKNVYFNLKSRLNRRTVLRGAGISMALPWLSAMQPTFANGKSESKPKRLVTMTLGLGLVADNLFPNTGGRDYQATPYLRQLQDLRDQLTVVSGTSHPGVKGGHRAEASILTATPMGSAGKAKNSISIDQLLAKHFGDATRFPSLVLSNGGSTSPSYTENGSMIPPESSPSRLFAKLFINDPPQQRKIQAQRVHEGRSIMDLVGEDVKSLERQLGAGDRNRLDAYFTSVRQLEKRMELSERWAKLPKPVVDAKKPVDVGNPNDLIARQKTMCEVIKLALQTDSTRYISFHVPGSGGVLPIEGVDEGYHSLSHHGQDEEKLAQLAIVEEAFLAQWGEFLRDLKETDDSGTSLLDLTTVFLTSNLGNASNHDNRNMPVLLAGGGFRHGQHLAFDRKNNYPLPNLYVSMLQNLGMEIDQFATSTGTMSGLSS, from the coding sequence ATGAACAAGAACGTTTATTTTAATCTCAAATCGCGTCTGAATCGCCGCACGGTATTGCGTGGTGCTGGGATCTCGATGGCGTTGCCATGGTTAAGTGCGATGCAGCCGACGTTCGCCAACGGCAAGAGCGAAAGCAAGCCGAAGCGACTTGTCACGATGACGCTTGGCTTGGGATTGGTCGCGGACAACTTGTTCCCCAACACCGGCGGACGCGACTATCAAGCGACGCCGTACCTTCGTCAATTGCAAGACCTTCGCGATCAATTGACGGTGGTTTCGGGAACCTCGCATCCTGGAGTCAAAGGGGGGCACCGCGCCGAAGCCAGCATTTTGACCGCCACACCGATGGGGTCCGCCGGTAAAGCGAAGAACTCGATCTCGATCGATCAACTGCTGGCCAAACACTTTGGCGATGCCACTCGATTTCCTTCGCTGGTGCTCAGCAACGGCGGATCGACCAGTCCGTCGTACACCGAAAATGGATCGATGATCCCACCGGAATCGTCGCCATCGCGTTTGTTCGCCAAGTTGTTTATCAACGATCCGCCTCAGCAGCGAAAGATCCAAGCTCAACGCGTTCACGAGGGACGCAGTATCATGGACCTGGTGGGCGAGGATGTGAAATCGCTCGAGCGGCAACTCGGTGCGGGGGACCGTAATCGTTTGGACGCCTATTTCACCAGCGTCCGGCAGCTTGAAAAACGAATGGAGTTGTCCGAGCGATGGGCCAAACTTCCCAAGCCGGTGGTCGATGCCAAGAAACCGGTCGACGTGGGGAACCCGAATGATTTGATCGCTCGCCAAAAAACAATGTGCGAAGTGATCAAGCTCGCTTTGCAAACCGATTCGACTCGCTACATCTCGTTTCATGTTCCCGGCAGCGGCGGGGTATTGCCGATTGAGGGCGTCGATGAAGGTTACCACTCGCTGAGCCATCATGGCCAAGATGAAGAGAAACTGGCTCAGCTTGCGATCGTCGAAGAAGCGTTTCTAGCTCAATGGGGCGAGTTTCTGAGGGATCTGAAAGAGACGGATGATTCCGGCACCTCGCTGTTGGATTTGACGACGGTCTTTTTGACAAGCAATTTGGGGAACGCGTCGAATCACGACAATCGCAATATGCCGGTGTTGTTGGCGGGCGGAGGGTTTCGCCATGGTCAACACCTCGCGTTTGATCGAAAAAACAATTACCCTCTGCCGAACTTGTATGTTTCGATGCTGCAGAATCTGGGCATGGAAATCGATCAATTTGCCACCAGCACCGGAACGATGAGCGGGTTGTCGAGCTAA
- a CDS encoding DUF389 domain-containing protein, producing the protein MSLYFFVSSQRHLTEGLPWAETIADSIDTQIVLVVLGQDRNTLAEQARKTLQASQSIKTIEVVDEDIDSVLNHIRVKKSSLVLIVKDAHDEPFQRSLFERSPVQTLWLRINGAPPTSASRVYDFDVSTQLETQRISKRLLGRPAHSVLLENDPPGDIDVPKWLEQESVRVEGERCESGDLVWIVYGRTPAEEKRYVAARALLKESSKASIALISKGESFSESLASRLRYWATHVAEPLTREQRVELSQSLTEGSHPSWEFLGLISASAMLAAFGLLQDSAAVIIGAMLIAPLMTPILGAGLALTLGNRPLFQTASNAIVIGFLGALSSSFLFGCLVVLLQTPEVTPEMWARCKPSALDFCVGLVGGMAASYARTRSHLSSALAGAAIAAALVPPISTAGLQIAFRITQGADSSIWSSGQGTPIFGPVLLVSVNVLTIMIGSSFVLYARGMRVDRAFTIGQRWAGRMTILLVTLMLLVLVWTLGH; encoded by the coding sequence ATGTCGCTCTATTTCTTTGTGAGTTCGCAGCGTCATTTGACTGAGGGGCTCCCTTGGGCCGAGACGATTGCCGATTCGATCGATACCCAAATCGTCTTGGTCGTGCTTGGCCAGGACCGAAACACACTAGCCGAGCAGGCTCGAAAAACGCTGCAGGCGTCGCAATCGATCAAGACAATCGAGGTGGTCGATGAAGATATCGATTCGGTGCTGAATCATATTCGAGTCAAGAAGTCGTCCTTGGTTCTGATTGTCAAAGATGCACATGACGAACCGTTTCAGCGATCGCTGTTCGAGCGTTCGCCGGTCCAAACGCTGTGGCTTCGCATCAACGGGGCGCCGCCGACGTCGGCATCGCGTGTCTATGATTTTGATGTTTCAACGCAATTGGAAACACAGCGGATCTCGAAGCGATTGCTCGGGCGTCCCGCTCATTCGGTACTATTGGAAAATGATCCCCCGGGCGATATAGATGTCCCAAAGTGGCTGGAACAGGAAAGCGTGCGGGTGGAGGGCGAACGCTGCGAATCAGGCGATTTAGTCTGGATTGTTTACGGCCGGACCCCCGCCGAGGAAAAACGGTACGTCGCGGCTCGTGCACTGCTAAAGGAATCGAGCAAGGCGTCGATTGCCTTGATCAGCAAAGGGGAGTCGTTCTCGGAATCGCTTGCGTCGCGACTGCGTTACTGGGCCACTCATGTTGCCGAACCGCTGACAAGAGAACAGCGGGTCGAGTTATCACAGTCGTTGACCGAAGGCTCGCATCCGAGCTGGGAGTTCTTGGGCTTGATCTCGGCTTCCGCCATGCTGGCTGCCTTTGGGTTGCTGCAAGATTCCGCGGCGGTGATTATCGGAGCAATGTTGATTGCGCCGTTGATGACACCGATTTTGGGTGCCGGTCTTGCGCTGACCCTTGGCAACCGTCCGCTTTTTCAGACCGCATCCAATGCGATTGTGATCGGTTTTCTGGGCGCGTTGAGTTCGAGTTTTTTGTTTGGTTGTCTCGTCGTGCTGCTGCAGACGCCTGAGGTCACTCCCGAGATGTGGGCTCGATGCAAACCGTCGGCCCTCGATTTTTGTGTCGGACTGGTTGGCGGAATGGCGGCATCTTACGCACGAACACGCAGTCATCTCTCTTCGGCACTGGCCGGCGCTGCGATCGCCGCAGCATTGGTACCGCCGATTTCGACCGCGGGGCTGCAAATCGCGTTTCGTATCACGCAAGGGGCCGATAGTTCGATTTGGAGTAGCGGACAAGGGACACCCATCTTTGGTCCGGTGTTGCTGGTGTCGGTGAACGTGTTGACGATCATGATTGGATCATCGTTTGTGTTGTACGCGCGAGGCATGCGAGTGGATCGCGCGTTCACGATTGGCCAGCGATGGGCCGGGCGGATGACGATCCTGTTGGTCACGCTGATGCTGTTGGTCCTGGTTTGGACGCTCGGGCACTAG
- a CDS encoding TolC family protein, with amino-acid sequence MSKRRIYFAQLLLAASAASMVGCASPGMFSSLVDSSPTSSFDVSLIDAPQQVATPAAGQSETATAAEQDQSSSDVAQVVFDDFDYTSDGQVTYPETMVQVAIPFDGAAETSTAVADANLSSAMTLADFEALALANNPTIEGLVATTQKAAGYRTQVGLRANPTVGYQGMQLADEGTDQHTVYISQTLITADKLELNRRVQNEALRAQLFQLEAQKYRIATDIRVKFYDALAAQQRMKLIRDFQSVADKGLELAELRKEALEGSQLDVVQAKVQKNEIDLSLQQAEIRYAAASRELVALAGTPHLQPVSLQGDLPQTEDMLDWSEVAATMVASSPEYQAAQTRISQARANITRQCVQPIPNLDFQLAAGHDNATDSGMINVQVGAPIPVFNRNQGNIAAARAELVRACQDALRIENAIKARLAAVSREYDSSLAAVSKYSNDILPNAAEGLKLAETAYKAGETSFVQVLVARRTYFDTNLQFIASQAQLAQARARVDGYVLSGALEAMVDNSGDDSLRGLTFSQQ; translated from the coding sequence ATGTCCAAACGACGAATCTATTTTGCTCAGTTGCTGCTCGCAGCCTCGGCTGCCAGTATGGTCGGATGCGCATCACCGGGGATGTTTTCTTCGTTGGTCGATTCGAGCCCGACGTCGTCGTTTGACGTTTCACTGATTGATGCTCCACAGCAGGTGGCGACACCGGCAGCGGGCCAGTCGGAAACCGCGACTGCGGCGGAACAGGACCAATCCAGTAGCGACGTCGCCCAAGTGGTCTTTGATGACTTTGACTACACAAGCGACGGTCAAGTGACGTATCCCGAGACGATGGTTCAGGTCGCAATTCCGTTTGATGGTGCAGCGGAAACCTCGACTGCGGTGGCCGATGCAAACCTATCATCCGCGATGACGTTGGCGGATTTCGAAGCGCTCGCGCTTGCCAACAATCCCACCATCGAAGGCTTGGTTGCCACGACCCAAAAGGCAGCAGGTTATCGCACTCAGGTCGGTTTGCGGGCCAATCCAACGGTCGGCTATCAAGGCATGCAGTTGGCCGATGAGGGAACCGATCAACACACCGTCTATATCTCTCAAACGCTGATCACAGCGGACAAATTAGAGCTGAATCGCCGTGTCCAAAACGAGGCGTTGCGGGCGCAGTTGTTCCAACTGGAAGCACAGAAATACCGAATTGCGACCGACATTCGGGTTAAGTTTTATGATGCCTTGGCCGCTCAGCAGCGGATGAAATTGATCCGTGATTTTCAATCCGTTGCCGACAAAGGATTGGAGCTAGCCGAGCTTCGCAAGGAAGCCCTCGAAGGATCTCAGTTGGATGTAGTGCAAGCCAAAGTGCAAAAGAACGAGATCGATTTGTCACTGCAGCAAGCCGAGATTCGCTATGCCGCCGCGTCGCGCGAGCTCGTTGCTTTGGCGGGGACTCCGCACCTGCAGCCGGTCTCGCTGCAAGGCGATTTGCCTCAGACCGAAGACATGCTTGATTGGTCCGAGGTCGCCGCGACCATGGTTGCTTCGAGCCCCGAGTATCAAGCTGCCCAGACACGAATCAGTCAAGCACGAGCAAACATTACCCGTCAATGTGTCCAGCCCATCCCGAACCTCGATTTCCAATTGGCGGCCGGGCACGACAACGCAACTGATTCAGGTATGATCAACGTCCAAGTGGGCGCCCCCATCCCGGTATTCAATCGCAACCAAGGCAACATTGCCGCGGCGCGTGCCGAGTTGGTTCGTGCTTGCCAAGATGCACTGCGGATCGAAAACGCAATCAAGGCGAGGCTGGCAGCGGTGTCTCGCGAATACGATTCGTCGCTTGCCGCCGTCTCGAAATACAGCAATGATATCCTTCCCAATGCGGCCGAGGGACTGAAATTAGCAGAAACCGCCTACAAGGCTGGGGAGACCAGTTTTGTCCAAGTTTTGGTGGCGCGGCGCACCTATTTTGATACCAACCTGCAGTTCATTGCCTCGCAGGCCCAATTGGCTCAGGCACGGGCCCGAGTGGACGGATACGTGCTCAGCGGTGCCTTGGAAGCGATGGTGGACAATAGCGGAGACGATAGTTTGCGTGGGCTGACGTTTAGCCAGCAATAA
- a CDS encoding efflux RND transporter periplasmic adaptor subunit, with protein MRPKLSKLPLPVIQVAMGLIVIVAAGVTYSAWWPPLSTWIDATLSSQRGGEVAGSEVAGDHGHASHSAGGAAEVTSLELTPQARMNLGLTPKFLRPVELSNYRRSITVPAVVVAKPGRSSIVVSSPLNGVVTHVHAVTGEAVTPGDLLFEVRLTYEDLVETQTAYLKTISELEVENREIARLEDATRSGAISGKQLLERRYAKEKLEAFAKSQREALRLHGLSDRQIDAIARDGKLMGDLQIMAPDVDSHSEDEELHLSQVSLRPVSYTKPLLMPQDVGGNRSNKKLLVVDDLSVHKGQAITAGDKLCSLSDYTQLFIEGKAFENDIAAISNAAQQGWKVDAVFSGSMGQEVVRGLKLVFVSNSIDSDSRTLSLFVELPNQMMRDVTNDEGQRFVSWKYRIGQRLELRVPVEQWENQIVLPVEAVVKEGADWFVFQQNGKTFTRVPVHVRHRGQDVVVIANDGSIFPGDVIAQKAAHQMQMAIKNKSGGGADPHAGHSH; from the coding sequence ATGCGACCGAAACTCTCAAAATTGCCTTTGCCTGTCATCCAAGTTGCGATGGGTTTGATCGTCATTGTGGCGGCGGGGGTCACTTATTCGGCGTGGTGGCCGCCGCTATCGACATGGATCGATGCCACGCTTTCATCACAGCGAGGCGGTGAGGTGGCGGGCAGCGAGGTCGCCGGCGATCACGGGCACGCGTCTCATTCCGCCGGTGGTGCCGCCGAGGTCACGTCATTGGAATTGACGCCACAAGCACGAATGAACCTCGGTTTGACGCCAAAATTCCTACGTCCAGTGGAATTGTCGAACTATCGCCGTTCGATCACGGTGCCGGCCGTGGTGGTCGCCAAACCCGGGCGATCGTCCATCGTGGTCTCGTCGCCGCTGAACGGTGTTGTCACGCACGTGCATGCGGTCACAGGCGAAGCGGTGACCCCCGGCGATCTATTGTTCGAGGTGCGGTTGACCTACGAAGACTTGGTGGAAACGCAGACGGCCTACTTGAAAACGATCAGCGAATTGGAGGTCGAGAATCGTGAGATCGCTCGCTTGGAAGATGCAACACGATCGGGTGCGATTTCAGGAAAACAGCTGCTGGAACGACGCTACGCCAAAGAAAAACTCGAGGCGTTTGCCAAGTCACAGCGAGAAGCACTTCGATTGCATGGGCTATCGGATCGTCAAATCGATGCCATTGCTCGAGATGGCAAACTGATGGGCGATCTGCAAATCATGGCTCCTGATGTGGACAGCCATAGCGAGGATGAAGAGTTGCATCTGAGTCAAGTTTCGCTGCGTCCGGTTTCGTATACGAAGCCTTTGTTGATGCCTCAGGATGTCGGTGGCAATCGCAGCAACAAAAAATTGTTGGTGGTCGATGACCTTAGCGTTCACAAGGGGCAAGCGATCACAGCAGGCGACAAGCTTTGTTCGCTTTCGGATTACACCCAACTGTTTATCGAAGGTAAAGCGTTTGAAAATGACATCGCGGCGATTTCCAACGCGGCCCAGCAGGGCTGGAAAGTCGACGCAGTGTTCAGCGGGTCGATGGGGCAAGAGGTCGTCCGTGGATTGAAGTTGGTGTTTGTTTCCAATTCGATTGACAGTGATTCGCGAACGCTATCGCTGTTCGTGGAATTGCCCAATCAGATGATGCGAGATGTCACCAATGACGAAGGCCAGCGGTTTGTGTCGTGGAAGTATCGCATCGGCCAACGACTCGAACTGCGTGTGCCTGTCGAACAGTGGGAGAACCAAATCGTGTTGCCGGTCGAGGCGGTGGTCAAAGAGGGCGCGGATTGGTTTGTGTTCCAGCAAAACGGCAAAACCTTTACTCGCGTGCCGGTGCATGTTCGCCATCGTGGGCAAGACGTCGTGGTGATCGCCAACGATGGATCGATCTTTCCCGGCGATGTGATTGCCCAGAAAGCGGCGCATCAAATGCAAATGGCAATCAAGAACAAATCAGGCGGTGGCGCCGATCCCCATGCCGGGCATTCACATTGA